A single Ziziphus jujuba cultivar Dongzao chromosome 11, ASM3175591v1 DNA region contains:
- the LOC107414309 gene encoding mitochondrial ATP-independent inner membrane protease subunit 1a encodes MAVLNYVRQWRSLAKEALDRTAIVAKFLCFLHVTNTYLCSSTLVYGPSMLPTLNITGDVVLAEHVSHRFGKVGPGDLVLVRSPDDPRKTVTKRIVGVEGDKVTFLVPMSTHQYRTAVVPKGHVWIQGDNTYVSNDSRNFGPVPYGLIQGKVFFRVWPPDSIGFLGQ; translated from the exons atggcggTGCTGAACTACGTGAGGCAATGGAGGAGCTTAGCGAAGGAGGCACTGGATCGAACGGCGATTGTAGCGAAGTTCCTCTGCTTCCTCCACGTCACCAACACCTACCTCTGCTCTTCTACCCTC GTGTATGGGCCTAGTATGCTCCCAACTTTGAATATCACCGGCGACGTGGTTCTCGCCGAACACGTGTCTCATCGTTTCGGGAAGGTGGGTCCGGGAGATTTGGTGCTGGTTCGTTCCCCTGATGACCCTAGGAAGACCGTCACCAAGCGAATTGTGGGCGTGGAGGGTGATAAGGTCACCTTCTTAGTCCCCATGTCCACCCATCAATATCGAACTGCCGTg GTTCCTAAGGGGCATGTTTGGATTCAGGGGGATAATACATATGTCTCCAATGATTCAAGGAATTTCGGGCCTGTACCCTATGGGCTTATCCAAGGAAAAGTGTTTTTCAGG GTATGGCCTCCTGATAGCATTGGATTTCTGGGTCAATGA
- the LOC107414282 gene encoding cytochrome P450 CYP72A219: protein MYSLAPSISRLEMEVSGARAAVYVGLISIAVALAWRVLNWVWFRPKRLERFLRQQGLSGNSYRLLFGDMKESSVMIEEAKSKPMNLSHDTAPRVLPFLHETVKNFGNNSFTWLGPYPSVIVGNPEDAKDVFAKYVDFQKPKSNPAVQLIVTGLVNHEEEKWAKHRRIINPAFHAEKLKQMVPAFEVCCSKMMSEWEDLVSKEGSCELDVWPFLQNLTADAISRTAFGSSYQEGRKIFQLLRELAELITNHIYSVSVNIPGWRFLPTKMNKRMMEIDKEIKATLKDLINIRGEEMKMGGGTKDDLLGILLESNFKEIQQHGNKKSVGMSTKDVIDECKLFYLAGHETTSVLLVFAMILLSMHPNWQHRAREEVLQAFGNKKPDFDGITHLKVVTMILNEVLRLYPPVPAFHRKVHKKTQLGKLTLPAGVYVLIPSLLVHHDKELWGEDATTFNPERFSEGVSKATNGRVCFLSFGWGPRICIGQNFAMMEAKMALSMILQRFTFELSPSYAHAPHFVLTLQPQFGAHIILHKRN, encoded by the exons ATGTACTCCCTAGCTCCCTCCATCTCTCGTCTAGAAATGGAAGTTTCAGGTGCCAGAGCCGCAGTGTATGTGGGTTTAATTAGCATAGCAGTTGCATTGGCATGGAGAGTGTTGAATTGGGTTTGGTTCAGGCCGAAGAGGCTAGAAAGGTTCCTGAGACAACAAGGTCTTTCTGGCAATTCTTATCGACTTCTGTTTGGCGACATGAAGGAAAGCTCCGTGATGATAGAAGAAGCAAAATCAAAACCCATGAATCTGTCCCATGATACAGCTCCACGTGTCCTTCCCTTCCTCCATGAGACGGTCAAGAATTTTg GTAACAATAGTTTTACATGGCTTGGCCCCTATCCAAGTGTGATCGTTGGGAATCCAGAAGACGCGAAGGATGTCTTCGCCAAATATGTtgattttcaaaagccaaaatCAAATCCGGCTGTGCAGTTGATTGTAACAGGTCTTGTAAATCATGAGGAAGAGAAATGGGCTAAACACCGCAGGATTATTAATCCAGCATTCCACGCTGAGAAGTTGAAG CAAATGGTACCAGCATTTGAGGTATGTTGTAGCAAGATGATGAGCGAATGGGAGGATCTCGTTTCCAAGGAAGGATCATGTGAGTTAGATGTATGGCCTTTTCTGCAAAATTTGACAGCCGATGCGATCTCTAGAACAGCTTTTGGGAGTAGCTatcaagaaggaagaaaaatattccAACTCCTAAGGGAGCTAGCTGAACTTATAACGAATCATATTTACTCTGTTAGTGTCAACATTCCTGGATGGAG GTTTCTGCCAACAAAGATGAACAAGAGGATGATGGAAATCGACAAGGAAATAAAAGCTACGCTCAAGGACCTGATCAACATAAGAGGGGAAGAAATGAAAATGGGAGGTGGGACTAAAGATGACTTATTAGGCATACTTTTGGAgtccaattttaaagaaatcCAACAGCATGGAAACAAGAAGAGTGTTGGGATGAGTACTAAAGATGTGATCGATGAATGTAAACTATTTTACTTAGCAGGCCATGAGACCACCTCAGTGTTGCTTGTTTTTGCCATGATTTTATTGAGTATGCATCCGAATTGGCAACACCGTGCAAGAGAAGAAGTCTTGCAAGCTTTTGGTAACAAGAAGCCAGATTTTGATGGCATAACCCACCTTAAAGTC GTAACAATGATTTTGAATGAGGTTCTTAGATTATATCCACCAGTGCCTGCATTTCATCGAAAAGTTCACAAGAAAACACAACTTGGAAAGTTGACATTGCCAGCTGGAGTGTACGTCTTAATACCATCGCTGCTTGTTCATCATGACAAGGAACTGTGGGGTGAAGATGCAACTACTTTCAATCCGGAAAGATTTTCCGAAGGAGTTTCAAAGGCCACAAATGGTCgagtttgttttctttctttcggTTGGGGACCTCGGATTTGCATTGGACAAAACTTTGCCATGATGGAAGCAAAAATGGCTCTGTCAATGATCCTACAGAGATTCACCTTTGAGCTATCCCCATCCTATGCTCATGCTCCTCACTTTGTCCTTACTCTTCAGCCACAATTTGGTGCTcatattattttacataaacGTAATTAA